Proteins encoded by one window of Brevibacterium atlanticum:
- a CDS encoding TetR/AcrR family transcriptional regulator, whose protein sequence is MSSRGRPPSYDREVAIREAARLFWRRGYNGTSTRELTSALGMSTSSLYSAFGSKAELFATAVRTYADRYSRIYESALAEPLIPDVVTSLLRGSIMEFTPDPSVHPGCMVTSAIMIDSPETLDARRLIEESSAANAAALQERFVRAINEGELTGSTSAKHLADYVQTLWQGLSAQSNRGVTRGQLLTIAEVGARVVWGELSGGADRAAGPPRHT, encoded by the coding sequence ATGAGTTCCCGAGGGCGCCCGCCGAGCTATGACCGCGAAGTCGCCATCCGCGAAGCGGCCAGACTCTTCTGGCGTCGCGGTTACAACGGCACCTCGACGCGGGAGCTGACGTCCGCACTCGGTATGTCGACATCGAGTCTGTACTCGGCTTTCGGCAGCAAAGCCGAGCTGTTCGCCACCGCTGTGAGGACCTATGCCGATCGGTACTCGCGAATCTACGAGTCCGCTTTGGCGGAGCCGTTGATCCCTGATGTGGTGACCAGCCTGCTCCGCGGATCGATCATGGAATTCACCCCGGATCCGAGTGTTCATCCCGGGTGTATGGTGACGAGCGCGATCATGATCGATTCGCCAGAGACTCTCGACGCTCGCCGCCTCATCGAGGAATCGAGCGCGGCGAACGCGGCAGCGCTGCAAGAGCGATTCGTGCGGGCGATCAACGAAGGCGAGCTGACCGGTAGCACCTCGGCGAAGCACCTCGCCGACTATGTGCAGACTCTGTGGCAGGGACTCTCGGCGCAGTCGAACCGAGGAGTGACGAGAGGACAGCTGTTGACCATCGCCGAGGTGGGGGCTCGGGTCGTATGGGGCGAGCTCTCGGGCGGCGCTGACAGAGCGGCGGGGCCGCCGCGGCACACGTGA